The following coding sequences are from one Litorilinea aerophila window:
- a CDS encoding DUF6391 domain-containing protein, which yields MLTLLTDLVRRTRQHHAIEHATIHLLAARFPQRQFSGFSDPAGFTIYGDVTTFDVQRAVGDALLRLQAGEQELAIHPNCGTNLAASGVLVTLVALLAANSRRGHLERFSVTLSLVLLTLAISRPLGFRLQEYTTLANVADRWVAEVRPLRLGSMPAHRVLFDSR from the coding sequence ATGCTGACTCTGCTTACTGACCTGGTCCGTCGGACCCGCCAGCACCATGCCATTGAGCACGCCACCATCCATCTGTTGGCGGCCCGCTTTCCCCAGCGCCAGTTCAGCGGCTTCAGCGACCCGGCGGGTTTTACCATCTACGGCGACGTGACCACCTTCGATGTCCAGCGCGCGGTGGGGGACGCCCTTCTGCGGCTGCAGGCGGGCGAGCAGGAGCTGGCCATTCACCCCAACTGTGGCACCAACCTGGCCGCCAGCGGCGTGCTGGTGACCCTGGTGGCCCTGCTGGCCGCGAACAGCCGGCGGGGCCACCTGGAACGTTTCAGCGTGACCCTGAGCCTGGTCCTCCTGACCCTGGCCATCTCCCGTCCTCTGGGCTTCCGGCTTCAGGAATACACCACCCTGGCCAATGTCGCCGACCGCTGGGTGGCCGAGGTGCGCCCGCTCCGCCTGGGCTCCATGCCGGCCCATCGGGTGCTCTTCGATTCGAGATGA
- the recF gene encoding DNA replication/repair protein RecF (All proteins in this family for which functions are known are DNA-binding proteins that assist the filamentation of RecA onto DNA for the initiation of recombination or recombinational repair.) encodes MFLAHLSLTHFRNYHRLELDFTRRLTLLQGHNAQGKTNLLEAIYFLATSKPVHALAEREVVDWQAQQEPIPFCRVAARVELQEGERPRSLELEIILAPRGENGHFAKQVKINGVNRRSLDLVGLMRAVLFLPEDVKLVDGSPGERRRYLDIALCQIDPTYCRALSAYQKVLTQRNSLLKRLREAPGASRARPHDPAVEAQLSFWDEKLAQHGSYVVARRHNFILALEQIARTRHHDLTNGLEELALQYVPGFNPGHLSAMEYELLRAGGEPSPQEWQAIRTPLAPQEVATHFLAKLASRRSRELAAGATLYGPHRDDFRFLANGRDLRTYGSRGQQRTAALSLKLAEVQAMTEATGVAPLLLLDDVMSELDARRRRTLLQVLDGVAQAIVTTTDWEDFTPEFRRQAQLLQVRNGTVEPASAGPQELEE; translated from the coding sequence ATGTTTCTGGCCCACCTCTCCTTAACCCACTTTCGCAACTACCACCGCCTGGAGCTGGATTTCACCCGGCGTCTGACTTTGCTCCAGGGCCACAATGCCCAGGGCAAGACCAACCTGTTGGAGGCCATCTACTTCCTGGCCACCAGCAAGCCGGTCCACGCCCTGGCCGAACGGGAGGTGGTGGACTGGCAGGCCCAGCAGGAACCCATCCCCTTCTGCCGGGTGGCCGCCCGGGTGGAACTCCAGGAGGGCGAACGGCCCCGCAGCCTGGAGCTGGAGATCATCCTGGCCCCCCGGGGGGAGAACGGCCATTTCGCCAAGCAGGTGAAGATCAACGGCGTCAACAGGCGCAGCCTGGACCTGGTGGGGCTCATGCGGGCGGTGCTCTTCCTGCCCGAAGATGTGAAGCTGGTGGATGGCAGCCCCGGCGAGCGCCGCCGTTACCTGGACATCGCCCTCTGCCAGATCGACCCAACCTACTGCCGGGCCCTCTCGGCCTACCAGAAGGTCCTGACCCAACGCAACAGCCTGCTGAAACGGCTGCGGGAAGCCCCGGGAGCTTCCCGGGCGCGCCCCCACGATCCGGCCGTGGAGGCCCAGCTCTCCTTCTGGGATGAAAAGCTGGCCCAGCACGGCAGCTACGTGGTGGCCCGGCGCCACAACTTCATCCTGGCGCTGGAGCAGATCGCCCGTACCCGTCACCACGACCTGACCAATGGCCTGGAGGAGCTGGCCCTCCAGTACGTCCCGGGCTTCAATCCCGGCCACCTCAGCGCCATGGAGTACGAGCTCCTGCGGGCCGGCGGCGAGCCCTCGCCCCAGGAGTGGCAGGCCATCCGGACGCCCCTGGCGCCTCAGGAGGTGGCCACCCACTTCCTGGCCAAGCTGGCCAGCCGCCGCAGCCGGGAGCTGGCCGCCGGCGCCACCCTCTACGGCCCCCACCGGGACGATTTCCGTTTCCTGGCCAACGGTCGGGACCTGCGCACCTACGGCAGCCGGGGCCAGCAGCGGACTGCCGCGCTCTCCCTCAAGCTGGCCGAGGTCCAGGCCATGACCGAGGCCACCGGCGTGGCCCCCCTGCTGCTCCTGGATGACGTCATGAGTGAGTTGGACGCGCGGCGCCGGCGCACCCTGCTCCAGGTGTTGGATGGGGTGGCCCAGGCCATTGTGACCACGACCGACTGGGAGGACTTCACGCCGGAGTTTCGGCGTCAGGCCCAGCTATTGCAGGTGCGGAATGGAACGGTGGAGCCTGCTTCGGCAGGCCCTCAGGAGTTGGAGGAGTGA
- a CDS encoding ABC transporter substrate-binding protein codes for MGRTKHIFNSLNRRDFIRLAGLVGAGTASGLLWGCTAPEAATTGGQPSVEVTESQGPSGPQGELVIVQGVDAESLDPYVTTSGASKGMVWSIYDKLLERSPDMQLIPWLATEWQVVDDTTWEFKLRDEVYFHNGEKFSAEHVRDSITRFKDPNLKNVYAAQLAPVVEVEVVDPLTVRIKTDGPFALLAEVLSTYCEILPKAITSGEVDAATQAIGTGPYRFVEWTPGDRMVVEAATLAGGQPHFSGQPRLQRILWRPVPEGTTRVVELKTGQAHLITPVDPVQRQELEADPATGVIAFRQINSIIVVLNSLKVEPFQDVRVRQALNYATDVPTLINTVMQGAAYQLAGPFGPGIPGYDPELEPYPYDPDKARQLLAEAGYGDGFELTLVSPNGRYLNDRLASEAIAGMWSEVGVQTTVQVMDWSPFVEGVLGKTHDAFFFSQVGVLLDATVSINFHSGRKGAAWQGYDNPEVNQIIDEAPKEMDAEKRNEMYKRLGRIIYEECPWVFLWNQQGLFGIRNEVQGWEPHQDGIIRLGDIHLAA; via the coding sequence ATGGGTCGAACCAAGCACATTTTCAATAGTTTAAATCGTCGGGACTTTATCCGCCTGGCCGGCCTGGTTGGCGCGGGGACCGCCAGCGGCCTGCTCTGGGGATGCACCGCGCCTGAGGCCGCAACAACCGGCGGTCAGCCCAGCGTGGAGGTGACCGAGAGCCAGGGCCCGTCCGGCCCCCAGGGCGAACTGGTCATCGTCCAGGGGGTGGACGCGGAATCTCTGGACCCGTACGTGACCACCTCCGGGGCCTCCAAGGGCATGGTGTGGTCCATCTACGACAAGTTGCTGGAGCGCTCTCCGGATATGCAGTTGATTCCGTGGCTGGCCACCGAGTGGCAGGTGGTGGATGACACCACCTGGGAATTCAAGCTGCGGGATGAGGTCTACTTCCACAACGGGGAGAAGTTCAGCGCCGAGCACGTGCGGGATTCCATCACCCGCTTCAAAGATCCGAACCTGAAGAACGTCTACGCCGCCCAGCTTGCGCCGGTGGTGGAGGTGGAAGTGGTCGATCCCCTGACCGTGCGCATCAAGACCGACGGCCCCTTTGCCCTGCTGGCCGAAGTCCTCTCCACCTACTGTGAAATATTGCCCAAGGCCATCACCTCGGGCGAGGTGGACGCCGCCACCCAGGCCATTGGCACGGGCCCTTACCGGTTCGTGGAGTGGACCCCCGGCGACCGCATGGTGGTGGAAGCCGCGACCCTGGCAGGGGGGCAGCCCCACTTCAGCGGCCAGCCCCGGCTGCAGCGCATCCTCTGGCGGCCAGTGCCGGAGGGGACGACCCGGGTGGTGGAGCTCAAGACCGGCCAGGCCCACCTGATCACCCCGGTGGATCCGGTGCAGCGGCAGGAGCTGGAGGCCGACCCGGCCACCGGCGTCATTGCCTTCCGCCAGATCAACTCCATCATCGTGGTGCTCAACAGCCTCAAGGTGGAGCCCTTCCAGGACGTGCGAGTGCGCCAGGCCCTCAACTACGCCACCGACGTGCCCACCCTGATCAACACCGTCATGCAGGGCGCGGCCTACCAGCTGGCCGGTCCCTTCGGCCCCGGCATCCCCGGCTACGACCCCGAGCTGGAGCCCTATCCCTACGATCCGGACAAGGCCCGGCAGCTCCTGGCGGAGGCCGGCTACGGCGACGGCTTTGAGTTGACCCTGGTTTCGCCCAACGGCCGCTACCTCAACGACAGGCTGGCCAGCGAGGCCATCGCCGGCATGTGGTCGGAGGTGGGCGTGCAGACCACGGTGCAGGTCATGGACTGGAGCCCTTTCGTGGAGGGGGTGCTGGGCAAGACCCACGACGCCTTCTTCTTCTCCCAGGTGGGCGTGTTGTTGGACGCCACCGTGAGTATCAACTTCCACTCGGGGCGCAAGGGCGCGGCCTGGCAGGGCTACGACAATCCGGAGGTCAACCAGATCATCGACGAAGCGCCCAAGGAGATGGACGCGGAGAAGCGCAACGAGATGTACAAGCGGCTGGGCCGCATCATCTACGAGGAGTGCCCCTGGGTCTTTCTCTGGAACCAGCAGGGGCTCTTTGGCATCCGCAACGAGGTCCAGGGCTGGGAACCCCACCAGGATGGCATCATCCGCCTGGGCGACATTCATCTGGCGGCGTGA
- a CDS encoding metallophosphoesterase yields the protein MTLGTLARQLPALWQDARFRQQLWNGVGILAGLGAGVASYALFHEPLHVRLDRLTIRLPGTQNRLPRQGLRILHISDTHYQGRNWREQAKTESIQRLCRGLEYDLFVHTGDFLHHDNGLPNLMDLLDRLPPPRLGGYAVFGNHDYSRYSHRTLLSQSWQNYCAAIQRNGHEGRRRHRALASVEELVRFGRFFLDTPLDMKRSGRNDVSRLEQVLASRNIHVLHNRFVHLTHHVGRADGVDLYIAGVDDVVEGKPDLRQALGGIPDDAPVLLLSHNPDILVDPESARADVILAGHTHGGQIVLPWLGAAHTQSLHLSRHQVSGYLQRGKTHVYITRGVGEGIPVRLGARPQVTLITLLPE from the coding sequence ATGACCTTGGGAACTTTGGCACGTCAGCTACCTGCCCTCTGGCAGGACGCGCGCTTTCGTCAGCAGCTTTGGAACGGCGTGGGGATCCTGGCCGGGCTAGGCGCGGGCGTGGCCAGCTACGCCCTCTTCCACGAGCCGCTCCATGTGCGGCTGGACCGGCTGACCATTCGCCTGCCGGGCACCCAAAACCGCCTGCCCAGGCAGGGCCTCCGCATCCTACACATCTCCGACACCCACTACCAGGGGCGCAACTGGCGGGAGCAGGCCAAAACCGAGAGCATCCAGCGCCTCTGCCGAGGCCTGGAATATGACCTCTTCGTGCATACCGGGGACTTCCTGCACCACGACAACGGCCTGCCCAACCTGATGGACCTGCTGGATCGGCTGCCGCCCCCGCGGCTGGGGGGATACGCCGTCTTCGGCAACCACGACTACAGCCGCTACAGCCACCGTACCCTGCTCAGCCAGAGCTGGCAGAACTACTGTGCGGCCATCCAGCGCAACGGCCACGAAGGTCGCCGCCGCCACCGGGCCCTGGCGTCGGTGGAAGAGCTGGTGCGCTTCGGGCGCTTCTTCCTGGACACGCCCCTGGACATGAAGCGGAGCGGGCGCAACGACGTCTCCCGGCTGGAACAGGTGCTGGCTTCCCGCAACATCCATGTCCTCCACAACCGCTTCGTCCACCTGACCCACCACGTGGGCCGGGCGGATGGCGTGGATCTCTACATCGCGGGCGTGGACGACGTGGTGGAAGGCAAGCCGGACCTGCGGCAGGCCCTTGGCGGCATCCCGGACGACGCGCCCGTCCTGTTGCTGAGTCATAACCCGGACATCCTGGTCGATCCCGAAAGCGCCCGGGCGGACGTGATCCTGGCCGGGCATACCCATGGCGGGCAGATTGTGCTGCCCTGGCTGGGCGCTGCCCACACCCAGTCCCTGCACCTCTCCCGCCACCAGGTATCCGGCTACCTGCAACGGGGCAAGACCCACGTCTACATCACTCGGGGCGTGGGCGAGGGCATCCCCGTACGGCTGGGGGCCCGCCCCCAGGTCACCCTCATCACCCTGCTGCCCGAGTGA
- the holA gene encoding DNA polymerase III subunit delta — protein sequence MIYLLLDCDEFLTAQRLAELKAALGDAEMADLNTTVFSGGQAGAAEILGQASMMPFLAERRLVVAEGYLSHLDKRMAASQGTDSAAHQEAARFLVGLADLPEQSDLVLIDGGLDKRRHLWRGFTLPAQDDRPARPVPGLQALIQARQIQLESQGTPDPRALPGWIQQRARSKQIAIEPRAVQMLATFVGPNLRQLDNELDKLASYASGRPVTPDDVALLVSDASEAMIWDLTDALSQRNPRQAAHALQMLRRHDANPFYLLTMIARQYRIILKVKEAAARAAGRPANEYDIAKQVGESPYPVKKALQQARSYSFEELEAILSRLLEADHAMKTGTDPDTAIDILIAELTQRARP from the coding sequence ATGATCTACCTGCTGCTGGATTGTGACGAGTTTCTGACGGCCCAACGGCTGGCCGAGCTCAAGGCGGCCCTGGGCGACGCGGAAATGGCCGACCTGAACACCACCGTCTTCAGCGGCGGCCAGGCCGGCGCGGCGGAAATCCTGGGGCAGGCCAGCATGATGCCCTTCCTGGCCGAGCGGCGGCTGGTGGTGGCAGAGGGCTACCTGAGCCACCTGGACAAGCGCATGGCGGCCAGCCAGGGAACGGACAGCGCCGCCCACCAGGAGGCCGCCCGCTTTCTGGTGGGCCTGGCCGACCTGCCCGAACAGAGCGACCTGGTCCTGATCGACGGCGGCCTGGACAAGCGCCGCCACCTGTGGCGGGGCTTTACCCTGCCCGCCCAGGACGACCGGCCGGCACGTCCTGTGCCTGGGCTTCAGGCCCTGATTCAGGCCCGGCAGATCCAGCTGGAATCCCAGGGGACGCCGGATCCCCGGGCCCTGCCCGGCTGGATCCAGCAGCGGGCCCGGAGCAAGCAGATTGCCATCGAGCCCCGGGCCGTGCAGATGCTGGCTACCTTCGTGGGCCCCAACCTGCGCCAGCTGGACAACGAGCTGGACAAGCTGGCGTCCTACGCATCCGGGCGCCCGGTCACGCCGGACGACGTGGCCCTGTTGGTCAGCGACGCCAGCGAGGCCATGATCTGGGACCTGACCGACGCCCTCAGCCAGCGGAATCCCCGCCAGGCTGCCCACGCCCTGCAGATGTTGCGCCGCCACGACGCCAATCCGTTCTACCTCCTGACCATGATCGCCCGCCAGTATCGGATCATCCTCAAGGTCAAGGAGGCAGCCGCCCGGGCCGCCGGCCGGCCAGCCAATGAATACGACATCGCCAAACAGGTCGGGGAGAGCCCGTATCCGGTGAAGAAGGCGTTGCAGCAGGCCCGGAGCTATTCCTTCGAGGAGTTGGAGGCCATTTTGAGCCGGCTGTTGGAAGCCGATCACGCCATGAAGACCGGCACCGACCCCGACACCGCCATCGACATCCTGATCGCCGAGTTGACCCAGCGCGCCCGCCCCTGA
- the tkt gene encoding transketolase produces the protein MTFAAALQGKTLDRDFETKAVNTIRMLAADAVQQANSGHPGMPMGMAQAAFVLWTRYLRYNPTNPHWPNRDRFVLSAGHGSMLLYALLYLTGYDLPLEELKNFRQWGSKTPGHPEYGHTPGVETTTGPLGQGFANGVGMALATHWLAQRFNRPGYNIVDHHIYAIVSDGDLMEGIASEAASLAGHLKLGRLIYLYDDNHITIDGSTEVAYTEDWAKRFEAYGWHVQKVDGLDGEAVAQAIEAAQADPRPSIIGCRTVIGYGSPNKAGTSKVHGEALGEDELKRTKENLGWPLEPRFYVPDDVLQFFRQAVPRGQELEAEHQALLEAYSREYPAEAAEYRQFMAGELPEGWQESIPPFPAGKAVATRNASGAVINALAKAIPNLIGGSADLAGSNKTTIDGSPFLAPGDYSGRNIHFGVREHGMAGILNGMALHGGVIPYGGTFLVFSDYARPSMRLAALMGIRVIYVMTHDSIGLGEDGPTHQPIEHLAALRAIPNMTVIRPADANETIYAWIAALQNTQGPTVLALTRQNLPVYDRAAEGLGEASGLLRGGYVFFEQAEDGLDLVLISTGSEVDIAYQAAKALAAEGVGVRVVSLPSWELFQKQEEAYRQQVLPPGVPRLAIEAATPFGWERWVGNDKSRGDIIGIDHFGASAPYQRIYQEFGLTPERLAERARQLLAQSQPSRA, from the coding sequence ATGACTTTTGCAGCGGCTTTACAAGGGAAGACTCTGGATCGGGATTTTGAAACCAAGGCCGTCAACACCATCCGGATGTTGGCTGCGGACGCGGTGCAGCAGGCCAATTCCGGCCACCCGGGCATGCCCATGGGCATGGCCCAGGCAGCCTTCGTGCTCTGGACCCGCTACCTGCGCTACAACCCCACCAACCCCCACTGGCCCAACCGGGATCGCTTCGTGCTCAGCGCGGGCCACGGCTCCATGCTCCTCTACGCGCTCCTCTACCTGACGGGCTACGACCTGCCCCTGGAGGAGCTCAAGAATTTCCGCCAGTGGGGGAGCAAGACGCCCGGCCACCCCGAGTATGGCCACACGCCAGGGGTGGAGACCACCACAGGTCCCCTGGGGCAGGGCTTCGCCAACGGCGTGGGCATGGCCCTGGCCACCCACTGGCTGGCCCAGCGCTTCAACCGGCCGGGTTACAACATCGTGGACCACCACATCTACGCCATTGTCTCCGATGGCGACCTGATGGAGGGTATCGCCAGCGAAGCGGCCAGCCTGGCCGGCCACCTGAAGTTGGGGCGCCTCATCTACCTCTACGACGACAACCACATCACCATCGACGGCTCCACCGAAGTGGCCTACACGGAAGATTGGGCCAAACGCTTCGAAGCCTACGGCTGGCATGTTCAAAAGGTGGATGGCCTGGACGGCGAGGCGGTGGCCCAGGCCATCGAAGCCGCGCAGGCCGATCCCCGGCCCAGCATCATCGGCTGCCGCACGGTGATCGGCTACGGCAGCCCCAACAAGGCCGGCACCTCCAAGGTCCATGGCGAGGCCCTGGGCGAGGACGAGCTGAAGCGCACCAAGGAGAATCTGGGCTGGCCCCTGGAGCCCCGCTTCTACGTCCCCGACGACGTGCTCCAATTCTTCCGCCAGGCCGTGCCCCGGGGCCAGGAGCTGGAGGCAGAACACCAGGCCCTGCTGGAGGCCTACAGCCGGGAATACCCGGCGGAGGCGGCCGAGTACCGGCAGTTCATGGCCGGGGAGTTGCCCGAAGGCTGGCAGGAGAGCATCCCGCCCTTCCCCGCGGGCAAAGCCGTGGCCACCCGCAACGCCAGCGGCGCGGTGATCAACGCCCTGGCCAAGGCCATCCCCAACCTGATCGGCGGCAGTGCGGACCTGGCCGGCAGCAACAAGACCACCATCGATGGCTCGCCCTTCCTGGCGCCCGGCGACTACAGCGGCCGTAACATCCACTTCGGCGTGCGGGAACATGGCATGGCCGGCATCCTCAACGGCATGGCCCTCCACGGCGGCGTGATTCCCTACGGCGGCACCTTCCTGGTCTTCAGCGACTACGCCCGGCCCAGCATGCGCCTGGCCGCGCTGATGGGCATCCGGGTCATCTACGTCATGACCCACGACAGCATCGGCCTGGGGGAGGACGGCCCGACCCACCAGCCCATCGAACACCTGGCCGCGCTGCGGGCCATCCCCAACATGACGGTGATCCGCCCGGCCGACGCCAACGAGACCATCTACGCCTGGATTGCAGCCCTGCAGAACACCCAGGGCCCCACCGTCCTGGCCCTCACCCGGCAGAACCTGCCCGTCTACGACCGGGCCGCCGAGGGGCTGGGCGAGGCGTCCGGCCTGCTGCGGGGTGGCTACGTCTTCTTCGAACAGGCGGAGGATGGCCTGGACCTGGTGCTCATCAGCACCGGCAGCGAGGTGGATATCGCCTACCAGGCGGCCAAAGCCCTGGCCGCGGAGGGGGTGGGCGTCCGGGTGGTGAGCCTGCCTTCGTGGGAGCTCTTCCAGAAGCAGGAGGAGGCCTACCGCCAGCAGGTGCTGCCGCCGGGCGTGCCCCGGCTGGCCATCGAGGCCGCCACACCCTTTGGCTGGGAACGCTGGGTGGGCAACGACAAGAGCCGGGGCGACATCATCGGCATTGACCACTTCGGCGCCAGCGCACCCTACCAGCGGATCTACCAGGAGTTCGGCCTCACGCCGGAGCGTCTGGCGGAGCGGGCGCGCCAGCTCCTGGCCCAGTCCCAGCCCAGCCGGGCCTAA
- a CDS encoding TIGR04076 family protein: protein MQESSGQMTPQGSEKAFSEPDDQFELYDLAVVVERIEGHCTCAMAEGDRFYLRSGKISLPDGADFCLYALQAAIPLLPAKQRRNHPADWMETDSRVVCPDPACRLIMRIDRIGTRALRHDEVSAIPWDQARHGAG, encoded by the coding sequence ATGCAGGAATCGAGTGGACAGATGACTCCACAGGGGAGCGAGAAGGCGTTTTCAGAGCCGGACGACCAGTTCGAGTTGTATGACCTGGCCGTGGTGGTGGAGCGGATTGAAGGCCACTGTACGTGTGCCATGGCCGAGGGGGATCGCTTCTACCTGCGCAGCGGCAAGATCTCTTTGCCGGACGGCGCGGACTTTTGCCTCTACGCGCTCCAGGCGGCCATCCCCCTCCTGCCGGCCAAGCAACGGCGCAACCACCCCGCCGACTGGATGGAGACCGACAGCCGGGTGGTCTGCCCGGATCCTGCCTGCCGCCTCATCATGCGCATCGACCGGATCGGCACCCGCGCCCTGCGCCACGACGAAGTCAGCGCCATCCCCTGGGACCAGGCCCGGCATGGCGCAGGGTGA
- a CDS encoding LLM class flavin-dependent oxidoreductase produces MTHLDPSRQTISVAFQTDKPLAAYGALAAQVEAYGFDGISVYNDMLYQPAWLPLLEVARATRRVRIGPAAVNPFTCHPVNIAGHIALIDEASQGRAYLGLARGSWLDFVGLEPRRTVTALREAFGCIRHLLTRSTEPYAGHLFPLAGGDTLRWPILRPDLPFLLGSWGAQTIRACIAWIHEVKVGGTANPDVVPHFRTVIDQAAVAAGRAAGEVGVVIGSVTVVDEDGQAARARARREVALYLPVVADLDPTLELDPELLARIRAAADRYDFDQAAGLISDGLLARFAFAGTPEQVAAQARAILEAGAARVEFGTPHGLEAETGLRLLGERVLPALRG; encoded by the coding sequence GTGACCCATCTGGACCCTTCCCGGCAGACCATCAGCGTTGCCTTTCAGACTGACAAACCCCTGGCCGCGTACGGCGCGCTGGCGGCCCAGGTGGAAGCCTATGGCTTTGACGGCATCTCCGTCTACAACGACATGCTCTACCAGCCTGCCTGGCTGCCCCTGCTGGAGGTGGCCCGGGCTACTCGACGGGTGCGCATTGGCCCGGCCGCGGTCAACCCCTTCACCTGTCATCCGGTCAACATCGCCGGCCACATCGCCCTGATCGACGAGGCGTCCCAGGGGCGGGCCTACCTGGGACTGGCCCGGGGGAGCTGGCTGGATTTTGTGGGGCTGGAGCCCCGGCGGACGGTGACCGCCCTGCGGGAGGCCTTTGGCTGCATCCGGCACCTGCTCACCCGCTCCACCGAACCCTACGCCGGCCACCTCTTTCCCCTGGCCGGAGGCGACACCCTGCGCTGGCCCATCCTCCGGCCGGATCTCCCCTTCCTCCTGGGCAGTTGGGGCGCCCAGACCATCCGCGCCTGCATCGCCTGGATCCACGAGGTCAAGGTGGGGGGCACGGCCAACCCGGACGTGGTTCCCCACTTCCGGACCGTGATCGACCAGGCTGCCGTGGCCGCCGGCCGGGCCGCCGGAGAGGTGGGCGTGGTCATCGGCTCCGTCACCGTGGTGGATGAGGACGGCCAGGCGGCCCGGGCCCGGGCTCGCCGGGAGGTGGCCCTCTACCTGCCGGTGGTGGCCGACCTGGACCCCACCCTGGAGCTGGATCCCGAGCTCCTGGCCCGGATCCGGGCGGCGGCGGACCGCTATGACTTCGACCAGGCCGCCGGGCTCATTTCTGACGGGCTGTTGGCCCGCTTTGCCTTTGCCGGCACGCCGGAGCAGGTGGCCGCCCAGGCCCGGGCCATCCTGGAGGCCGGCGCCGCCCGGGTAGAATTCGGTACGCCCCACGGCCTGGAGGCCGAGACCGGTCTGCGACTCCTGGGCGAGCGGGTGCTCCCGGCCCTGCGCGGATAG
- the mnmA gene encoding tRNA 2-thiouridine(34) synthase MnmA, protein MNMTKHTKAPADTTVVVAMSGGVDSSVAAALLVEQGYNCIGIMMRLWAEVGAGEASTNKCCSLESVHDARRVADELGIPFYLINVEQPFKQHVVDFFIDGYRQGLTPNPCLACNRHIRFDYLLNYARRLGADYLATGHYARLRRQPDGTVHLLKAVDEQKDQSYVLSVLGQAELQDVLFPIGEYPKAEVRRMAAARGLPIASKHDSMDLCFVADDDYRRFLRDWAADTMRPGPILDRAGRVWGEHQGLAGYTIGQRKGLGIAGAQEPLYVLELDHSHNALIVGTADELGRDRLVARQVNWTLDRPVAPGYRAQCKIRYRARPAECTLYPQPNGDVEVHFDHPLRDIAPGQGAVFYDGDLCLGGGIIASWV, encoded by the coding sequence ATGAACATGACGAAGCATACCAAAGCGCCTGCCGATACCACCGTCGTCGTCGCCATGAGCGGCGGCGTGGACAGTTCCGTGGCGGCGGCGCTGCTGGTGGAGCAGGGCTACAACTGCATCGGCATCATGATGCGCCTCTGGGCGGAAGTGGGCGCGGGCGAAGCGTCCACCAATAAGTGCTGCAGCCTGGAGAGCGTCCACGACGCGCGCCGGGTGGCCGACGAGCTGGGCATCCCCTTTTATCTAATCAACGTGGAGCAGCCCTTCAAGCAGCACGTGGTGGACTTCTTCATCGACGGCTATCGCCAGGGACTGACCCCCAACCCTTGCCTGGCCTGCAACCGCCACATCCGCTTCGACTACCTCTTGAACTACGCCAGGCGCCTGGGCGCGGACTACCTGGCCACGGGCCACTATGCCCGCCTGCGCCGCCAGCCGGACGGCACCGTTCACCTGCTCAAGGCGGTGGACGAACAGAAGGACCAGAGCTACGTGTTGAGCGTGCTGGGCCAGGCGGAACTGCAGGACGTTCTCTTCCCCATCGGCGAGTACCCCAAGGCCGAGGTGCGGCGCATGGCCGCAGCCCGGGGCCTGCCCATTGCCAGCAAGCACGACTCCATGGACCTCTGCTTCGTCGCCGATGACGACTACCGCCGCTTCCTGCGGGATTGGGCGGCGGACACCATGCGCCCCGGCCCCATCCTGGATCGGGCTGGCCGGGTGTGGGGCGAGCACCAGGGCCTGGCCGGCTACACCATCGGCCAGCGCAAGGGGCTGGGCATCGCCGGCGCCCAGGAGCCCCTTTACGTCCTGGAGCTGGACCACAGCCACAATGCCCTGATCGTGGGCACGGCGGACGAACTGGGGCGGGACCGATTGGTAGCCAGGCAAGTCAACTGGACCCTGGACCGACCGGTGGCGCCCGGCTATCGCGCCCAGTGCAAGATCCGCTATCGCGCCCGGCCGGCGGAGTGCACCCTGTATCCACAGCCCAACGGCGATGTGGAAGTCCACTTCGACCACCCACTGCGGGACATCGCGCCCGGCCAGGGGGCGGTCTTCTACGACGGCGACCTCTGCCTGGGGGGAGGTATCATCGCGTCATGGGTCTGA